GTAACCCATCGATTAACCATAGTGGTGTAGTAGTGATAGGAGATGGGCTGCCCCTCACGTCGTGGGCTTGGAAACAGGTAGTCTGTTGGTGATAATGAATTTTTGATGATCCACTGCGATAATGTTTGTTGAGTCTTGGGTGTGATCTCGAAGTGTACTTCCTGCTGGGTCTTTTGCTGTTTGACGATTGTTCTCGACATCACACAACCACTGCGACTGACATCTTGGACTTTCAAGTTACGTAAATCACACGATCTTAGCTTACAATCGATGGCGAGATTGAATAGTGCTAATTCAAATAGCCGCTCTTCCAGTTCAAGTCGAATACGGATGCGCCAAATGTCCTCTAGTTTGAGGGCTTTCTTCTGACCTACACGCTTTCCTTTATTCCAAGCTTCCATAATGTGCTCCTTACTTCATAAAAATGCTCTTTAAGTAAGGCAGAAATCAAATACAATGCTGCATCCAGTGGTATGATTGACGGAATATTTTTATAACAAGAAAACTTCTAATGAATCAAACAGAACAACAGTATTTGAAAGAGCTTGAAGGCAAGCTTTGGAACGCAGCAGACAAGCTACGCTCAACGCTAGACGCAGCGCAGTACAAACATGCAGTGTTAGGGCTAATCTTCGTTAAATACGTCTCTGATGCGTTTAAGCTGCGTCAGGATGAAATCAAAGCTGACATCGCTAACCCTGAGCACGAATACTACTTGGATCCTGCTGATTACTCGGAAGAAGAACTAGCAGAAGAGATTGCTATTGAACTTGAACAACGTGACTTCTACACAGAGAAAAACGTGTTCTGGCTACCTACTGAGTCTCGTTGGCAGTTTCTTCAAGATAACGGCCCATTAGTTATTGGTGGCGCTGAACTTGATATTAATGGTAAGCCTAAGAAAATCACTTCTGTTGGTCACCTCATCGATAACGCACTTGAAGGTATTGAGCGAGATAACCCGAAACTGAAAGGTGTACTTAACAAGTCATACTCTTCATTGAAGATTGACCAAGCGAAGCTGAATGAGCTTATCAATCTGATTGCCACTATCCCGTTTGTTCATGCTGATTTAAACAGTAAAGACATCCTAGGCCATGTATACGAATACATGCTTGGTCAGTTTGCACTGGCTGAGGGTAAAAAAGGTGGTCAGTTCTATACGCCAGCCTCTATCGTAACGCTGATCGTTGAGATGATTGAACCTTTTGAAGGTCGTGTATATGACCCTGCAATGGGTTCTGGCGGTTTCTTCGTTC
Above is a genomic segment from Vibrio sp. 10N containing:
- a CDS encoding tyrosine-type recombinase/integrase produces the protein MEAWNKGKRVGQKKALKLEDIWRIRIRLELEERLFELALFNLAIDCKLRSCDLRNLKVQDVSRSGCVMSRTIVKQQKTQQEVHFEITPKTQQTLSQWIIKNSLSPTDYLFPSPRREGQPISYHYYTTMVNRWVTDIGLDKTLYGTHSLRRTKASLIYAKTKNLRAIQLLLGHAKLESTIEYLGVEIEDALRISESCET